From Triticum urartu cultivar G1812 chromosome 2, Tu2.1, whole genome shotgun sequence, a single genomic window includes:
- the LOC125541709 gene encoding protein SOB FIVE-LIKE 1-like, which yields MPGREDGASADEESSQCSSGCQSGWTLYLEHSGSGQQQRRTLPYVQPGDVLRQMLPQVEYSDEEEEDSMVSDASSGLPPHLRGEEEELLQVRGQTNMPSQQRRSAFGGDQCHSGWGGSRRTASLSGSRSFVSTRSRSSGEMRSRKKRRAVVQRQDEPATRRHGVFDDDDDLHDTASSSGVVAPAAVVEAIKDGMDLQPSCACAFSVRSTGMQGLAMLHHN from the coding sequence ATGCCGGGGAGAGAAGATGGAGCCTCCGCCGACGAGGAGAGCTCGCAGTGCAGCAGCGGCTGCCAGTCCGGCTGGACCCTGTACCTGGAGCACTCCGGGTCAGGCCAACAGCAACGTCGCACGCTGCCATACGTGCAGCCCGGCGACGTCCTGAGGCAGATGCTGCCGCAGGTGGAATActccgacgaggaggaggaggattcTATGGTCTCCGACGCGTCCTCCGGCCTGCCGCCGCACCTGCGCGGCGAAGAGGAGGAGCTGTTGCAAGTGCGAGGTCAGACCAACATGCCTTCACAGCAGCGTCGGTCGGCCTTCGGCGGCGACCAATGCCACTCCGGCTGGGGTGGCAGTCGTCGCACCGCGAGCCTCTCTGGCTCCCGTTCCTTCGTCTCCACGAGGTCTCGTAGTTCGGGCGAGATGAGAAGCAGGAAGAAGAGGAGGGCCGTCGTCCAACGGCAGGATGAGCCGGCGACGCGTCGCCATGGTGTCTTCGACGACGACGATGATCTCCACGACACCGCGAGTTCGTCCGGCGTCGTCGCTCCCGCAGCAGTGGTGGAAGCTATCAAGGATGGCATGGACCTGCAGCCAAGCTGCGCCTGTGCCTTCTCGGTTCGAAGCACCGGCATGCAGGGTCTCGCGATGCTGCACCATAACTGA